The segment ATCAAACAGATCACCCCACACAGTTTTGATAATAGTTAAGTTGCACCTCATTGTTCTGACAGCTGTGTGTGAACATTTGtgactgttttaaaatgttgttccAGAAGAAGTGTCATAGAAATTCAGACTGttctcttgtaaatttatgtttgtataaaaaatgtCTACCTTTCTATATGTTGACCTCACCTGTTCAAATAAGAAAAGCTTTCTTATCCAAAATgtaaagaagtttgtttttgttatttttataaagcaaacaaacaaaatctaatACTTCTGCAATCAACAAATATTGTGTGTCTGCAAAACTCATGACTGTTACATTACGACtattttttgtctcattctGTATCCTGGAGGAGCCACGGTCAGTCACCAGGGAAGTGTCTTAACgttctgagaaaaaaagcacagtCTTGGtcttcattttacttttatgtaatttatttacatgacaaaGTTCATTCAAagtttatcattaaaaataccTGAACATAAACCAACCGAGCCCTTTCttctattttaagtttacacatttagtcATCTCTGGATGCATTCTGCAATGCTCCTTTTAGACCCCACAAAAATTTGAGTTCAAGACTTTTACTTGCTGCAAGGCAGtttctttatacaaataaaacaatttagaaaaatgcacttttaaccATCACCCAGCCTATAACAAAATATTCAAGGTAAAAGAGTTAGCCTTAGAATTTAGTGTAACACAAGCTAagtgtcatggtgcctctgtcagtctcctccccctctcctctccGCTTGGCTGCTGATTCTCcccagctgcgaccactcaTCTCATCACCACACCGCCTTCATAAGGAGCTCCTAGATCATCATTCCTCGCCAGTCtgttgcccctgatggtgcatagttggtcCTCACGTCAAGTTTTTGTCTATGTCTAGTCATGCCAGAATCTTGCCTAATTTCTCTCTGTTCACCCTCAGGAATCCTTACCACGAGTGGTCGTCAGAATCAGCCTCAGCCTGTATCCCCCGTTCTGTCTGCTCctgcggtcacaccacgagcctccaCGAACCTACACTCCTGGGAAGTAGTCCACCAGTGACGTCACCCGCCTCTGCCTCATGCCGGGAACCAACCTCAAGATCTGCTCAAGCCCTATCACCTTACCTTGCCATTAAACCTTTTACCTGCCACGCTCGTCtccgctgtgtttcttccgggttccagcacTTGGGTCGCCAAAGTGTTCTGTAGTCATGACACTAAGgtttttaaacaatcaaaacttcacatcattagaaaaaaaataagcatagaACTATTTGTTTTGTGGGATTTAAGTCATATAGATATTTTCAAGAATCACAACCTTAAATGTGTCTGATGCAAAGAAATAATTGAAGATGATCAAGTATTTAATTTCTTAGTAGTGAATACAGTTCCAAAGCACTGTAGGGATCTTCAGGACCATTCCAGTTGTTTTCACTCATTAGAAGAAAGATTCAAAGATTGTTTCATCGCAGGGATATTGTCCTTTTGGTGTGCACTCTTCCTTGCAGACAGCAATGTCATCTGTGTTCACCTGCTGGAGCTTGTCCTCTGCTCCATGAAGTTGTGGCATAGTGTAGAGAAGGATGGGACATCCTCTGAGTAAACTCTGTGGAGGCTTTGTCATTAGCTGGTGTGAATTCAATGTTCTCACAACCTCCTCTAATTCTTCCTGTAAGACAAAGTCaagtacacattttttatatttttcattgttaaatatgagaaaaaatatatattcactAGTGGATGCAGcttaaatttttatttcaaaatgacttTATATATATTAGGAACACAGTAGAAACATAAAGGAGATGAAGCTTCATGTCGTATTTTGTGCTCCAacttattgttttgttttgttaaaactgTCTGTTTTAGCTTAAACTATTTCTCACCCATCATCTGAAACAAATTGTTTTCAGAAAATGAAGAGAAAGGTGTAAAAgatatatttcataaataccTGAATTAAATTGAGAAAGCAGAATTGCACCAGATTCTTGTCCAAGAAGTCTCCCGTGAAATGCCCATCATCTTtgagaatttgaaaaatgtccatcCAAAACTGGGCACACTGATCCCCCACCATGATTCTATCCGTTGATTGGCGGTGctgaaaacataaatgaagCTTTCTTGTCCGGAAGAACATTTGCATTTCTCTGATGTGCGCATTTTCTGTCCCAGGATCAGCTCGCAGGCGCTAAGAGCATCCCTGTGCTGACGTAATAATCAGCAAACACTTTGGGGTCGCTGTTGGTAGTATAAGCTTCCATCCAGATCACGTGACGACTAAATCCATCTATGCAGCCGTTTATAGCAATCCCATAAGGCTTTAGCTTGTCATAGGAGTCCACGTGCCATAATGCGTTCGGACCCCTGCTTTTATACTGCTGACGCCACAGACGGCGCACACGACGCAGATCTACCCCTTTAGATCCAAAATTTTTATCAGAGCTCTCATTATCTCTTGAGAAACAACAAAACCTCTTTGCAGAGCCCGTTGATGAAGCCATCAATACCCGTGCAGCTGTCAACTTCTGAtcatttcttcctccatgaAAGCCAAGATCTCCTCCAAATCTGTGTGATTCTTCCATCTAAAGAGGCCCAGTTTTCGGCATATTCTTTTCAATGTCCCTATGCtaataatgatttgattttgagtcgccaaaaggttaagaatttctttgtttttgaaacctaTTTGGAAGTAAACCTTCACGAAATGCTCTACGTCTCTCATCTTCAAGCACAGCTCTGATGAACAAACAACGGTggtgttttcttgtaaatttaagactttaatctcgtagatttacgagtttttttctcgtaaatttacgagttttaatgttgtaaatttagcctatgacttttaaagtcataaatatacgactttattctcgtaatttagcagttacaacttttttctcgcaaatttactagatttaaagttgtaattttaaaaatatgtttttctttataaagtggccctaatactctgtcgtaaacattgactgtaaaaatactggacttagTGAGCTATGaagtcccccattggaaatgcattacctctaCACCTCGTAAAGTAagccaccgctttcaccgtcacttcctgaaacggctatcgtcatattgcaaacgtctgcaacccatctccagcgattggtctgagtctctgtgagtcatagctgagtcatgaatctacaggaagtactgtcaccaatctggagtgagtttattgtgagttcccacctctttccacgcctctaccacaaGACCGCGGATGttaacagcttctactttaataatgccggagaattgtacaagtcattgttgaagcctttgagggagaaccattccaacatttgattctgtcagcggtccttttggatttacttacatttattcctttttgtcgagataaaaggagcatttgggtgacgtcgcTGGAGAACTGTGTGTGCTCCCCTCGCGCGCCGCAGCTTTACATgtgctgccacgttacagtctgatcagatgtacgtgagaagcgcgttcagcggtatttaaaataaataaccatcctaacaagtgaacagctNNNNNNNNNNNNNNNNNNNNNNNNNNNNNNNNNNNNNNNNNNNNNNNNNNNNNNNNNNNNNNNNNNNNNNNNNNNNNNNNNNNNNNNNNNNNNNNNNNNNNNNNNNNNNNNNNNNNNNNNNNNNNNNNNNNNNNNNNNNNNNNNNNNNNNNNNNNNNNNNNNNNNNNNNNNNNNNNNNNNNNNNNNNNNNNNNNNNNNNNNNNNNNNNNNNNNNNNNNNNNNNNNNNNNNNNNNNNNNNNNNNNNNNNNNNNNNNNNNNNNNNNNNNNNNNNNNNNNNNNNNNNNNNNNNNNNNNNNNNNNNNNNNNNNNNNNNNNNNNNNNNNNNNNNNNNNNNNNNNNNNNNNNNNNNNNNgtggtacttcctatatggaacacggaagtaggggggcttgctctgtccagttcttatatacagtcaatgggtgtaAAACTAATTagattaaagctaaaatgtattttttttaaatgttttacaacatatacttttattaaaacattatatatatatatatatatatatatatatatatatatatatatatatatatatatatatatagagagagagagagagagagagagagagagagagagagagagagagagagagtatATATACAGTTTATAGTATATAtacagttcttatatacagtctatggtcgtaaaagacaatttgaaatgtttgaaatgtttttgttctattttttttcattctttgttccttatttttttatttcgaattttaatattattttactgtagtttatttatatgatattattataaatatgccAAAGAATGAATGGAGTCACAAAGACAGAAATACTGGGGAGAACAGGACTGACGTGGATAGTGTTGGTAGTGAAATGTGGAACATTTTCCCTCCAGACCAGCTGGTGGCGCTAATGCACCATGACGCTGTTTGCTAACCGCCaataaaccacagaagaagaacagcACGAGGGGCTAGTTAGCTAactagcagcgttagcttgtgttgagaggacggcggtgtttcGTTCGGACGTTCGTGAGGTGTTTGGACAGAAAGGACGATACGTGGTTCGGGTCCGAACTCTCCAACTTtggtcgtaaatgagtgaaaaagCGTTGAATGTAAAGAAGGTGTTTCTGGGATTGGAGCTGAAGATCGGAGCTGCAGCTGGAACATGTCTTCAGAAGCTCAGAGGGAGTCTGTCATCGAGCacctttctgctgctgaagaaacatTCAGagtctgtgaaggaaccatcgtccagaatgaggaggagctctgtggtcagagcagactgctggatatcaccGGGAACCcggagcttcagctccaccttataggtatgttcactgcagacaaatacatccatcaACGTCAGATGTTGATCACAATGAATCTATAGCTTTgcatttattacaaaataaataaaaaaagcgaACAAAAAACAACCCTGAAAAGGTATGTCCTGGTCGATGATCCAGGATTAAGTGGAGTTTTCTTCCAGTTCAAGCCAACCACCGGCCTTTCAGTATGGaggtcataattcaaagtattatgcatTATTCAACTgacaattattaattaaaaagattaagaaaacctttatttgtcccacagtggggaaattgcaatatgCAACAGCGCATGTGCAGAGATAGGTgagaggataaaaaataaaataagatatacattataaagagcTAAGTCAATGAATATTCAAAGAATAACCAGTAATATATGGCATATTGTCAGTTATTGCACAGTTTAGTGTAGGTAGGTATGTACAGGTATATACAGCTATTGCACAGTCAAGTGGTTCAATAATTAAGGGTAATAAATATTGTTGTTACAGAGTTACAGATATTGCATATGGTGAGTAGAATTGTGATTAGAAAATTCATcaaatttgcaaattgaattgtcaattgaataatgcataatactttgaattatgacctaaaaaaatTCCATATTTCAGACCCAACTCCTGATAAAACATTTGAGGACGTCTTTGTTTGAACTTTATAATCTCCTCAATGACTCTTCAGACAGCTGTCTGCCTTTAAAACAGCAGTGTTAGATTCTAAAACCCTTGAGAATCAGTCAGAATCCACCTCATCATGTCTGAAAtcatagaaaatctttttttttttggcaaattaaacaaagttttaaatagaaataaaatctttgaaaagtATCAATTATGTTTTAGGACAAATCAGAACAGTGTCCTTGTGTAAATAGGAAATAGTTCTAGATGTAACCTGTACAGTTTGACCGTCTTATTTTGACAAAGTAAATAGTTATAGTTGCTAGTTACATTGCCCAAAAAGTAAGTTAGAAactcagttaaaaaaagttattaattaCTCTGCAAAGTAACTGCAGTTAtaagtttttgttaaaacacagcaataaatgtaatatttttctgAATCCAGGCATAGCAAACAAAAACCTTCAGTGCAATAACTGATTGAACCTCTCTGGAAATGAGTCTTGCACATCCAGTAATACAAGATACAATTAACATTTCTTTACAGTCATCTTCACGATGACGTCaaacaaaatggcgacagggccgtAAGCGTGGTATGCAACTTTTGGTGAGGGGATTTAGGCCaggaaaccaaagaactgaccgctgtttaacacaatttaacataaataataaaaggtaactttactaatttcaacagaaatggtactatatttatttaatgaatgtcctgctgaactgtattttcatttcctctcttagattgTTCAGAAATCTATATACAAATTtgataatccttcaatatttgaggttttattcgAAATATCAACCTTtaatttgagcagatattattctaactggttctattttggctgatgttattagtatgtatttttggtgtgatcagcacaaaagctgatagaaattcatgttcgCGACTTTTAATACCTCAGGAAAGACGCAGATCGCTGCATTTGAATaacttcccaggataaatttacttgttttatggGATATTTTGGGAGAAATTGtcaaaacaggaatggtttagTTCAGCGAAAAAGTGTAGCTAACAAGCCtcgtgttttcagctttcaaaataagagtgggcaagttaaaaataataataataatctctgggtgaatgcattttatttgcaaataatgtaataatgcaaatagtcacttaaaaatttttgtcaacagtttcaattaatttgatcatgttttgcctttattttcctgcagatcagacacagttatgaacaaaaacaaagaggaaaatgttAGAACCAAAGAAATGTTGTAACCTTTGTCCAACCTTAACTGGGTTGTCAGAGAAATAATCCAAGACTCATTTCATCCATAAGAATTTAGGGAATCAGCTGTGTGGCTTCAGTTCTTACTGtagacaggattactgacattagtactttgatttgtgaacgatctaagaggggaaaacaaatacaaccaggtgggacatttctaaaataaatgttcaaatttcaATTACAATTGCTTAGgttgccttttattatttacataaaattgctttaaacagcgtccAGCTGTCAGCTTTGGCGTTCTAAACCATCGACACCAAAAATGACACGGCACTAGAAAAACGCATAGTATTTTTACCTCATACCAAAAACTAAGGGTGTGACGGATCATAAAACTCACGGTtctgatgtcacaatgtgaaaGGGGTGGTCTCATGTTGTTACAAAactatatcgtgatataaaaatgttgttgttttgctccagaattttcatttatttcagtctAAGATTGAGCGTGCTCGGTGTCAGggcaatttaaagtaaaagtaataaaagtaatttataaatgGTATTTATTGTCATCTAACTGTTAACTCAAATTCAGACATGCTGAGAAAACAAGGACATTTAATGGAGATGAATCTGCCTCcaaataatcacattttataTTAAGTCATAACGAAATAAAACGCATGAAAACAtaatgtttgggtttttatcATTATATATCATTACTGACATTAAATCTGCAGGAGGCGGAGCATTCACACAAGATTTGACAGGTCGCAGTTTTCAGTGTAACACCGGCTCTGTGATGCTAAATCGCAGTGGATTCAATTCTGCTATTATTTAGAAAACCCAGTTTTTATTCATGTCCTGTGAGTTAATCTTGCGATAGAGCTCCAGATGATGACCCCACACAGGGTCGTCCCCCCTCAAGGCGCTGCCATACTGACAGGAATCTGGCCTGAGGAATTGAATCACCTGACTGCCGCGGTGAAGGAGGTTAGCCATGGTTGATAACTGTTGTGCCTCAGATTGTACAAATGGACATGGAAAAAAAGGTACAATATTTCCCTCTTATTTtagggggttagggaccggaggaATCCACGAATACACCCCACCTCCCCGGCTGTGTTACCGGTccatccatactcatcaaaaacactctgatcatgctttgtagaacatttattaaagaaaattggatTATTGTTGAACatacagagttttttttattattattaataacaaaaGACTGTACAACAGCCCCGGTGACGGCGTACTTTTTGACGCAAATGAAGAGTGTCACTGTTCCTCACAATCAGGATCGCATGCTTCCTCCTAAATCAAACAAACACTTGCTGAAGATGACAATTATTCTCCCGAATGGGCTATATAGAATTAAGAAAAGAGCATTTTCTGTCAATATGCCCTCTTTGCTAaatatgttcttgttttttctgcatgCTTTGAGTTTACAATTAGATTAGAAGACAATAACGACATGTTCATgttgttcactttcagcttatccctttcggggtcgccacagcgtaacagcacctactgtttcacatcagtgatttggcagagtttttacgacggatgcccttcctgacacaaccctgtacgtgaggggcacagggacccagttaggcagcagcgtcaagggtcttgcctaaggacccaatctgggtggagatcagtggacaacccaaggaatcaaacccagggcacctgcgtgtcagcccttcacctagcccactgagccacccagccgctgtATTATTGTAATTACATGTTTTAGTAATTATAGATTTTAGTTGGTATTCCAAGAAGGGATTTATTCcatgtttattttgtagttCCTGGGGTGTGATAAATCTTCTATCAATAATTAGGTGCTCTAGTAGTGTTACGCCCCCTGCTTGCCAAGATGGGAAgtgtaacatctttttgtttattaggatgTCTGGGTTGTTCCAGATGGGTGTCATTTTACATGGTACGACTGAGGACTTGGACACTTAGAGAAAATCCCACCAGGCTGTTAAGGTGGTACTTATGTTAATACTTTGGAAActatcatgttttttattgttttgctgaTAAATGGAAAATCTGACAGGTGGATCTTTCCACATAACTCCTGTTCCAGATCCATCCATgagttattttctggattatttcttgACCATTAAAAGATGTACTGTAATCTGTTggcaataaaataattgttgaagTTTGGCAATTCTAAGCCTCCAcatctttttgcagattttaaaagttttaaggcTGATTCTTGCTTGTTTCTTCTTCCATAGAAAGCTAGATATGACTGAGTCTAATGTCTTAAACCGTTTTAAGTGGAGGTTGTGTGGGGATCATTGAGAATAGATAATTAACTTTTtggcaaaatgttcatttttattgtggCTACTttatagggctgccacgattattcgactaatcgactattaaaatagtcgacaaataATTTGGttgtcgaagcgtcgttttttatttgtttttttttccccttgttttgatcttaaaactattGTTCTAATGCCGGATCTGCCtttgtctttgtcacacatgcggaGTGGTGCTAATCCAGTCAGCGGTGATGTCACAgaagttctcggtaggctcataacaTCACGCTAGCTCGAAAATCTGGGAagcataaggaaaataaagaggaaaaagtgtcaaatgtaatttcttccAAGACAGaactgttttaaatctttaaaaaggaatttcatgcttttataaagttttctgttgttgattcagattacctcatttgatttaaatcttgttttaatgccagaaacaaattaaggagaaaatctgcatgattcattaaaagattaataaactattgtctttattttagttagaatatagcttattgacctcaagtttaaagataatgatggttaagatgagtgttttagtcgactaatcgaaaaacaTAGTCGGAGAtgagtcgactattgaaataatcgtttgtggcagccctactactTTGCCCATAAGCGACAGGGGTAGGTTGATCCACCGGGTTAGATCACCCTCAATGCTTTTCAGTAATGGGGTGTAATTTAGCTGCACCAGTTCTGATAGTTTGGGGGAGAAAGGAACACCTAGATATTTAATATTGTCTGATTTGACTGGCATTGAGAGTGTTTGCTTAGTGTTACTGTTTAGTGATATTAAACTGACTTATTCCAATTAATTGAATATTCTGAGATGGAGAATTCATTAATGATTGTTATAGTTTCACTGATTGAGGgggatttatgttaaaaaaaggtcatcGGGCTGCTGCCAGAGAGCATGGTGGGAGCAGACTGCCAAACTATCCAAAGTGTATCCTGCTTTTCCCAGTCTTTAAAGGCCTCGTGTGGtcaaaatcgtgatttttcttaaactgcaataaaacattagtatttatgttccaaatgaacccccgtataattttgtcacccgcggccccgtgcactctcttcaagcgttcaaagatagcgcggtcgctcagattttgggcagccaaccgataagtaggtcataggttgtgtgacgtcagtacaggaacatccagctagatctgctagtgttgtgatgactttctgggcatggaattacttaacataatagaatttggactgccgtggatttggggattcgaacgggataatggtgaataggagtgtggtatttgggtgcagtaatgtgccgaagaagggggtctcccttcatgaatttcccgtttcaataaaggagaggagTGCTCTCCGGTCAGGGGggggctttgagccctccccggccctccggaagaggaacgcggggggtgaacgggcacctggcgggcgcgcgcTGGACGACCAGGGTAAGGCCGCCGCGCCGCGCTGAGGGAggtttgcggttccgaggccccgggccgggcatggggggcgccgtgAGTTCGCCGGACAGTCGTCCGGCAGCCGAGGccgcacgaagggtttttactccctccctgggccgtctggaaagaggacccgcgcgggggttggttgcgcgcgggcgagggaggccgagagggcggcgggggagcgagcccaccccgtttcaatggtcatgttggtgcaggaaaccgaggtgatgaggaggtgaatGTAGAAGGACATATGGTGGTTGGTTTTCTAAACAGATGGAATGgtgatagtgaatacattctttgagaagagacaggaaaaCAGGGTGACCTATTAGatcggaggtagaagcacacagatgaACTACATCTTGTGTAAATCGagttaaaaactagattttggtcACCGGAGTTGTGACTTTAAACTTGAAGCATCAAACCACACACAGCAAAATCGTCTTAATGGCTTTTGCTACTAAAACTGCTCTGCTGAATGATTGTATCGCTTTACTTTATTAGATGCTTAAGCTAGCGGTAGCTCACTAAACATCTGCTGTATGGCTccacaaaacttttgtttgctGCCTTCAAACGTAAAaatttcatacaagcatcttgagcAGCTGTGGCCTTGCGGTAGTgcccgccctgagattggaaggtcgtgggttaaaatcccggccgagtcatagcaaagactaaaaatgggatccagagcctccctgcttgacactcagcactaaggagtcggactggggggttaaaccaccaaatggtttctgagcgcggctgtgtctgcagatcACCACTCCCCcgggggatgggtcaaatgcggagaacaaatttcacacacttaggtgcgtgacaaatagtgggactttaactttgacTTGAGTTATCTAATCCGTACCATGACTCTAAAACCTTTACATGATctgaactgtgagttttgtgatctgttacacccctaacgTCGGATACTTGGTTTCATGACGGGCAACATTCTCCAAACACAGGTACAATGCAAGAcatgccaaaaaatatattttttaaatagactgtcacagtgaaatggaaaagaattagttttttgttttgttttgttatttctcCATTTATCGCAAGTATAGCATCATACCACCATCACAGTTTCAAACTCAGATATTTCATATCGCAGATTTTTCTCATATCATGCAGACCTaaacaatacaaacattttatagctaatactttcttgtgtttgtgtctctgcagtcctcccccaggATTGGGTGATAGAAGAGGAagatctctgcaaccagcagaggaacttcaaAGTGGAACAGAATAATCCAGAAACTACACAGACTaaagaggaactggaggaacgAGAACTTCTACAGAATATAAATGAGCAGGAAGAACAAGTCCCTCCAAAGATTgaagaggaactggaggaaccCAAACCTCCtcagattaaagaggagcaggaggaacaagaacctccacagataaaagaggagcaggaagaacaAGAACTTCCACAAATTAAAGAGGAGCAAGAACAgctctgcatcagtcaggatgaagagcaacttgatctgaagcaggagactgaaaccttgatggagattcctactTATGAGGAAAGTGAGAACGGtgaagcagatctaaacaatcagcagagctttaatgtaactgatagtcaggatgaagaattAAGCCAatatgaagaatcaacatcaactacaGAAGAAGAGACAgacccacagaacagagatcagagaaaaaaacgagacagaagtcatgtccaaaatGTGGACCACTCTCACATGTCAGGAAGTTGTAGCTATTCtgatgttggaaaacattttgagaagGCAACTTTGGGTAAGACATGCAAACAACCCCCGAAAGAAAATAGTCTTTCCTCTGTGAAGTCTGGTAAAGGGACAAGAATTGCACGCAGTACGTCTCTCCACATTAGAGCAGAGTCTGACGAAAGACGTTATGGCTGTCaggaatgtgataaaagttttgataaaaaatcTAAGCTCAGAATTCACATGAGAATCCATACAGGAGAAAAAGCTTttacttgtaaagaatgtgatagaagttttcGTCAAATATCAAATCTAAGAAAACACATGACAACTCATACAGGTGAGAAGCGTTTTTTATGTAaggaatgtgataaaagttttattcaaacatctgacctcaaaagacacatgataactcatacaggagagaagccttttttgtgtaaggAATGTGATAAAAGGTTTGGTCGATTATCTtctctcaaaacacacatgagaactcatacaggagaaagtcatttttcttgcaaagaatgtggtaaaagttGTAGTCAAATTTCTGACCTCAAAAGACATATGATAACTCATACAaaagagaagccttttttgtgtgaggAATGTGATAAAAGGTTTGGTCGACTATCGTCtttcaaaagacacatgagaactcatacaggagataCTACTTTTTCATGTAAGGTATTTGATGTACGGTTTAGTGAAATATCCACCCCCAAAAGTCACATgggaactcatacaggagaaaagcttttttcttgtaagaaatgtgagaaaagtttttgtcatATAACTAacctcaaaagacacatgagaactcatacggGAGAGAAGCCCTATTCGTGTAAGGAATGTGATAAACGGTTTAGTGAAATATCTGGCCTCAAATcccacatgagaactcatacaggagagaagccttttttgtgcgAGGAGTGTA is part of the Oryzias melastigma strain HK-1 unplaced genomic scaffold, ASM292280v2 sc00305, whole genome shotgun sequence genome and harbors:
- the LOC112139787 gene encoding oocyte zinc finger protein XlCOF6-like translates to MSSEAQRESVIEHLSAAEETFRVCEGTIVQNEEELCGQSRLLDITGNPELQLHLIVLPQDWVIEEEDLCNQQRNFKVEQNNPETTQTKEELEERELLQNINEQEEQVPPKIEEELEEPKPPQIKEEQEEQEPPQIKEEQEEQELPQIKEEQEQLCISQDEEQLDLKQETETLMEIPTYEESENGEADLNNQQSFNVTDSQDEELSQYEESTSTTEEETDPQNRDQRKKRDRSHVQNVDHSHMSGSCSYSDVGKHFEKATLGKTCKQPPKENSLSSVKSGKGTRIARSTSLHIRAESDERRYGCQECDKSFDKKSKLRIHMRIHTGEKAFTCKECDRSFRQISNLRKHMTTHTGEKRFLCKECDKSFIQTSDLKRHMITHTGEKPFLCKECDKRFGRLSSLKTHMRTHTGESHFSCKECGKSCSQISDLKRHMITHTKEKPFLCEECDKRFGRLSSFKRHMRTHTGDTTFSCKVFDVRFSEISTPKSHMGTHTGEKLFSCKKCEKSFCHITNLKRHMRTHTGEKPYSCKECDKRFSEISGLKSHMRTHTGEKPFLCEECNKRFGQTSVLKRHMRTHTGEKPYSCKECKKRFNEISALKRHMRTHTGEKPYSCKECDKRFAQASVLKRHMRTHTGEKPFLCKECDKRFGRLSSLKTHMTTHTGEKPFSCKECDKNYRQISYLKTHMRTHTGESHFSCKECGKSCSQISDLRKHMITHTKEKPFLCKECDNMFGRLSSLKRHMRTHTGVKPFSCKECDKNFSHKANLKKHIRTHTGEKPYSCK